In a single window of the Cucumis melo cultivar AY chromosome 11, USDA_Cmelo_AY_1.0, whole genome shotgun sequence genome:
- the LOC103497327 gene encoding E3 ubiquitin-protein ligase UPL3, producing METRSRKRAEASSAAPSSSSSGPTTRSTKRARLSATSSSNLAAASTLSISTRSRSTRTQEPSATTTPMDSTNESSGSRRRGKNSDKENSDKGKEKEHEVRIGDRERNADQSFGLNIEGSGGGEDDDNDSEGGMGVLQHNLSTASSALQGLLRKLGAGLDDLLPSSAIASASSSQQRGRLKKILSGLRADGEEGKQVEALTQLCEMLSIGTEESLSTFSVDSFVPVLVGLLNHESNPDIMLLAARALTHLCDVLPSSCAAVVHYGAVPCFCARLLTIEYMDLAEQSLQALKKISQEHPTACLRAGALMAVLSYLDFFPTGVQRVALSTAANMCKKLPSDAADFVMEAVPLLTNLLQYHDAKVLEHASVCLTRIAEAFASSPDKLDELCNHGLVTQAASLISTSSTGGGQSTLGSATYTGLIRLLSTCASGSALGAKTLLLLGISGILKDILSGSGVSTNASVSPALNRPQEQIFEIVNLANELLPPLPQGTISFPPNFNMFVKGPVIKKPSTSGSVKEEDPTDSAPEVSAREKLLKDQPELLLQFGMDLLPILIQIYGSSVNGPVRRKCLSGIGKLMYFSTPEMIQSLLNVTNIASFLAGVLAWKDPHILIPALQIAEILMEKLHETFSKMFLREGVVYAVDQLILANNQNTSSQAASVEKDSTSASGTSSRTRRYRRRSGTMNSDGSSLDENKNSVSGSGVPQGSVEVPSINSNLRSSVSSCANAFKTKYFPLDPGDVEVGVTDDLLRLKNLCFKLNAGIDDQKSKSKGKLKASGSHLDDIITNKEEYLTGVISEMLVELGKDDGVSTFEFIGSGVVGVLLNYFSCGYFSKGRILDVELPKLRQQVLKRFKSFISVALPARINEGTVAPMTVLVQKLQSALSSLERFPVVLSHSSRSSSGSARLSSGLSVLSQPFKLRLCRAQGEKSLRDYSSNIVLIDPLASLAAVEEFLWPRVQKSESGQKPSASGANSDSGTTPSGNVAPSGLNSTPSSTARRYSTRSRSSMTIGERAGKESSQEKSTSKGKGKAILKPAWEEKRGLQTRSSTRRRAAVDKDAQMKPVNGETTSEDEELDLSSIQIDDSLVIEDDDISDDEDDDHDDVLQDDSLPLCMPEKVHDVKLGDTVEDGDAGPATSDGQIHSTFGSSSRAATVRGSSSPDHRSGNSFSSRGGMSFAAAAMAGLGPANVRGFRGGRDPQGRPLFGGSNDNPKLLFSSGEKQLDRHLTIYQAVQRQLVLNEDDDERFAGAGSDFLSNDGSSLWGDIYTITYQRADNQSERAALAGESSSSKSKSTKFVSASNSNSESQFHQMSLLDSILQGKLPCDFDKSNPTYDILSLLRVLEGLNQLAPRLRAQIVSDQFAEGKITALDELGGVGGKVPHEEFINNKLTPKLARQIQDALALCSGSLPSWCYQLTKACPFLFPFETRRQYFYSTAFGLSRALYRLHQQQGADGIGTVNEREGRVGRLQRQKVRVSRNRILDSAAKVMEMYSSQKAVLEVEYFGEVGTGLGPTLEFYTLLSHELQRAGLGMWRSNSLQESTDSGEDGQAKKPKGGSRLTSDAANIDIIQSPLGLFPRPWPPNADSSDGSQLSKVIEYFRLVGRVMAKALQDGRLLDLPLSTAFYKLVLGQDLDLHDILSFDAELGKTLQELQALVCRKQYLESINGDNQNTISNLTFRGIPVEDLCLDFTVPGYPDYVLRPGDETVNIHNLEEYISLVLDATVKTGIMRQMEAFTAGFNQVFDITALHIFIPHELDHLLCGRRELWKADTLVDHIKFDHGYTAKSPAIVNFLEIMGEFTPEQQRAFCQFVTGAPRLPPGGLAVLNPRLTIVRKHSSTATNTANSATGASESADDDLPSVMTCANYLKLPPYSTKEIMHKKLIYAINEGQGSFDLS from the exons ATGGAAACTCGGAGCAGAAAGCGGGCGGAGGCCTCCTCAGCAGCcccttcttcttcgtcttctgGTCCCACTACTCGTTCTACCAAGCGCGCTCGTCTTTCTGCTACCTCTTCGTCGAATCTTGCTGCTGCATCTACTCTTTCGATCTCTACACGTTCTCGCTCTACCCGAACCCAAGAACCGTCTGCCACTACTACTCCAATGGACTCGACTAATGAATCATCTGGGTCACGCCGACGTGGGAAGAATTCTGATAAAGAGAACTCGGATAAGGGGAAGGAGAAGGAACATGAGGTTAGGATTGGGGATAGAGAAAGAAATGCTGACCAGAGCTTTGGGTTGAATATTGAAGGGAGTGGCGGTGGGGAGGATGATGATAATGATAGTGAAGGAGGAATGGGAGTCTTGCAGCATAATTTGTCCACTGCTAGTAGTGCCCTTCAGGGACTTCTCAGGAAACTCGGTGCTGGATTGGATGATTTACTTCCATCTTCTGCTATTGCATCGGCTTCATCCTCACAGCAGAGAGGACGGCTTAAGAAAATCTTATCTGGGTTGAGAGCGGATGGAGAAGAAGGGAAGCAGGTTGAGGCATTGACACAACTCTGTGAGATGCTTTCAATCGGGACTGAGGAGTCTCTAAGTACTTTCTCTGTTGATTCTTTTGTCCCTGTCCTTGTTGGGTTGCTTAATCACGAAAGCAATCCTGATATAATGCTTCTAGCGGCTAGGGCACTAACCCATCTGTGTGATGTTCTCCCTTCATCATGCGCTGCTGTTGTGCACTATGGTGCTGTTCCCTGCTTCTGTGCGAGATTGCTGACTATAGAATACATGGACCTAGCTGAACAG TCCCTGCAAGCTTTAAAGAAGATATCCCAGGAACACCCTACTGCTTGCCTGCGGGCTGGTGCTCTCATGGCTGTGCTTTCATATTTAGATTTCTTCCCTACAGGAGTTCAG CGAGTTGCACTGTCCACTGCTGCGAATATGTGCAAGAAGCTTCCTTCAGATGCAGCTGACTTTGTGATGGAAGCTGTTCCTCTGCTGACAAACCTTCTTCAGTATCATGATGCAAAA GTGTTGGAGCACGCTTCAGTTTGTTTGACTCGTATTGCGGAGGCCTTTGCATCATCTCCTGATAAATTAGATGAACTATGTAACCATGGACTTGTTACGCAAGCTGCCTCACTTATTTCCACCAGCAGTACTGGAGGTGGACAGTCAACTCTTGGATCAGCTACTTACACT GGATTAATCCGACTTCTTTCCACATGTGCAAGTGGATCTGCCTTGGGTGCAAAAACTTTGCTGCTTCTTGGGATCAGTGGCATTCTTAAAGATATATTATCTGGTTCTGGCGTGTCTACTAACGCATCTGTTTCGCCTGCATTAAATAGACCACAAGAGCAG ATTTTTGAGATAGTCAACTTGGCAAATGAGCTTCTACCTCCTCTACCTCAAGGAACTATTTCCTTTCCACCCAACTTTAATATGTTTGTGAAAGGACCAGTCATCAAGAAGCCATCTACAAGCGGTTCTGTGAAAGAAGAAGATCCAACTGATAGCGCTCCAGAAGTGTCAGCTCGTGAGAAACTCTTAAAGGATCAGCCTGAGCTCCTCCTCCAGTTTGGAATGGATCTCCTTCCTATTTTAATACAG ATCTATGGTTCCAGTGTGAATGGTCCAGTACGTCGTAAATGTCTCTCTGGAATTGGAAAATTGATGTACTTCAGCACTCCAGAGATGATACAATCATTATTGAATGTGACTAATATAGCAAG TTTTCTAGCTGGTGTTTTGGCATGGAAAGATCCACATATTTTGATTCCTGCTCTGCAAATTGCTGAGATTCTTATGGAAAAGCTTCACGAAACATTTTCTAAGATGTTCCTTCGGGAGGGCGTTGTTTATGCTGTTGACCAGCTTATCTTGGCTAATAACCAAAATACTTCTTCCCAAGCGGCTTCTGTGGAGAAGGATAGCACCTCTGCATCTGGAACTTCATCACGCACTCGACGTTATAGGCGGCGTAGTGGAACTATGAACTCGGATGGAAGTTCACTGGACGAAAACAAGAATTCTGTTTCTGGAAGTGGTGTTCCACAGGGTTCGGTGGAGGTTCCATCAATTAATTCTAATCTCCGATCTTCTGTAAGTTCCTGTGCCAACGCATTTAAAACTAAGTATTTCCCCTTAGATCCGGGAGATGTTGAAGTTGGAGTTACAGATGATCTCTTACGTCTGAAGAATCTTTGTTTCAAGTTGAATGCTGGTATTGATGATCAGAAGAGTAAATCAAAAGGAAAGTTGAAAGCGTCAGGGTCCCACTTAGATGATATTATTACAAATAAGGAAGAGTATTTAACTGGCGTGATATCTGAAATGCTAGTTGAATTGGGCAAAGATGATGGTGTTTccacctttgaatttattggtagTGGTGTTGTTGGAGTTCTGCTTAACTACTTTTCTTGCGGATACTTTTCTAAAGGAAGAATTTTGGATGTTGAGTTGCCAAAGCTTCGGCAACAAGTGCTTAAAAGATTTAAATCATTTATTTCTGTTGCCCTTCCTGCTAGAATTAATGAAGGAACAGTAGCTCCTATGACAGTCTTAGTTCAAAAGCTGCAGAGTGCTTTATCATCGCTGGAGCGTTTTCCAGTTGTCCTGAGCCATTCTTCTAGATCTTCCAGTGGTAGTGCCCGGCTTTCCTCTGGGCTTAGTGTATTATCTCAGCCATTTAAGTTACGACTTTGTCGAGCTCAGGGAGAAAAATCACTTCGTGATTATTCATCAAATATTGTTTTGATTGATCCATTGGCAAGTTTAGCAGCTGTTGAAGAGTTTCTGTGGCCTAGAGTTCAGAAAAGTGAATCTGGTCAGAAACCTTCAGCATCTGGTGCAAACTCAGATTCAGGAACTACGCCTTCAGGAAATGTTGCTCCATCAGGGTTAAATTCAACCCCGAGTTCAACTGCTCGTCGTTACTCTACTAGGTCTAGATCATCGATGACTATTGGAGAAAGAGCAGGGAAGGAATCTTCACAGGAGAAAAGCACATCAAAGGGGAAGGGGAAAGCTATTCTAAAGCCTGCCTGGGAGGAGAAGAGGGGCCTGCAAACTAGAAGTTCTACTCGTAGGAGAGCAGCTGTGGACAAGGATGCCCAAATGAAGCCTGTAAATGGAGAGACTACATCTGAG GATGAAGAATTGGACCTATCCTCTATCCAGATTGATGATTCTTTAGTGATTGAGGATGATGATATTTCTGATGATGAAGACGATGATCACGATGAT GTGCTGCAGGATGACTCTCTTCCTCTTTGTATGCCTGAAAAGGTGCATGATGTCAAATTGGGCGATACAGTTGAAGATGGGGATGCTGGTCCAGCTACAAGTGATGGTCAGATTCATTCAACTTTTGGCTCTAGCAGCAGAGCTGCTACAGTCAGGGGTTCTAGTTCTCCTGATCATAGGAGTGGAAATTCTTTTAGTTCGAGGGGAGGTATGTCCTTTGCTGCTGCTGCTATGGCTGGGCTCGGACCAGCTAATGTCAGAGGTTTCCGTGGAGGTCGGGATCCACAGGGACGGCCTCTTTTTGGTGGCTCCAATGACAACCCAAAATTACTTTTTTCTTCTGGTGAGAAGCAGCTTGATAGGCATTTGACAATATACCAAGCTGTTCAACGTCAGCTTGTTTTGAATGAAGACGATGATGAGAGGTTTGCTGGTGCTGGAAGCGATTTCTTGTCTAATGATGGGAGCAGTTTATGGGGTGATATATATACTATCACATATCAAAGGGCAGATAATCAATCTGAAAGAGCTGCTTTAGCTGGGGAATCAAGCTCTTCAAAATCTAAATCCACCAAATTTGTATCGGCTTCCAATTCAAATTCAGAGTCTCAATTCCATCAAATGTCACTTTTAGATAGTATTTTACAAGGAAAACTTCCATGTGATTTTGACAAGTCTAATCCTACATATGATATACTATCTTTATTGCGTGTACTTGAGGGATTGAATCAGCTTGCTCCACGCCTAAGGGCACAAATCGTGTCAGATCAATTTGCAGAGGGAAAGATCACTGCGCTTGATGAATTGGGTGGAGTTGGTGGAAAAGTTCCTCATGAGGAATTTATCAACAACAAGCTTACTCCCAAGTTGGCTCGACAAATTCAGGATGCTCTTGCACTATGCAGTGGGAGTCTTCCCTCATGGTGCTACCAATTGACTAAGGCATGTCCGTTCTTATTTCCTTTTGAGACCCGCCGGCAATATTTCTATTCAACTGCATTTGGGTTGTCACGTGCATTGTATCGGCTACATCAGCAGCAAGGAGCTGATGGTATTGGAACAGTAAATGAACGAGAGGGAAGGGTCGGAAGATTGCAGCGCCAGAAGGTTCGTGTCTCCCGTAATCGTATATTGGATTCTGCTGCAAAAGTTATGGAGATGTATTCCAGCCAGAAGgctgttcttgaagttgaataTTTTGGTGAAGTGGGAACTGGATTAGGTCCGACCCTTGAGTTCTACACACTTCTAAGTCATGAACTGCAGAGGGCTGGACTTGGAATGTGGAGGTCTAATTCATTGCAAGAGTCAACAGATAGCGGTGAAGATGGACAAGCTAAGAAGCCTAAAGGTGGCTCTAGGCTTACTTCTGATGCAGCCAATATTGATATCATTCAATCACCTCTTGGGTTGTTTCCTCGACCTTGGCCACCAAATGCTGATTCTTCTGATGGCAGCCAACTTTCAAAGGTTATTGAATATTTCCGGCTTGTTGGTCGTGTGATGGCCAAAGCTCTGCAAGATGGAAGACTATTGGATCTACCGCTCTCAACAGCATTTTATAAGCTTGTTCTTGGTCAA GATCTTGATTTACATGATATCCTCTCATTTGATGCTGAGCTTGGGAAGACTTTACAAGAATTGCAGGCTCTTGTTTGCCGGAAGCAGTACTTAGAATCGATAAATGGTGATAATCAAAATACAATTTCCAACTTGACTTTCCGTGGGATTCCAGTTGAAGACCTCTGCTTGGATTTTACAGTTCCTGGTTATCCAGACTACGTGTTGAGACCAGGAGATGAAACT GTTAATATTCATAACTTGGAGGAGTACATATCCTTAGTATTAGATGCGACTGTCAAGACTGGAATAATGCGGCAAATGGAAGCATTTACTGCAGGATTCAATCAG GTCTTTGACATCACAGCATTACACATATTCATTCCCCATGAATTGGACCATTTGCTATGTGGCCGTAGAGAATTGTGGAAG GCCGACACACTTGTGGATCATATTAAATTCGATCATGGATACACAGCCAAGAGTCCTGCAATAGTCAAT TTTCTTGAAATTATGGGAGAATTCACACCGGAGCAGCAGCGAGCATTCTGCCAGTTTGTTACAGGTGCACCTAGGCTTCCACCAGGTGGCCTTGCCGTGTTGAACCCAAGATTGACTATTGTGAGAAAG cATTCATCAACTGCAACAAATACAGCAAACAGCGCCACAGGGGCTTCTGAGTCAGCAGATGATGATTTGCCTAGTGTCATGACATGCGCCAATTACCTTAAGCTTCCTCCGTACTCAACCAAG GAAATAATGCATAAGAAACTAATCTATGCGATCAATGAGGGGCAGGGATCGTTTGATTTGTCATGA
- the LOC103497326 gene encoding synaptotagmin-1-like: protein MGFLNALWSICGFSLGISAGFIVGYFFFIYFKPSHVKDPEIKPLTEPDPETMQRMLLELPLWVKNPDYDRMDWLNSFIDYLWPYIDKAIAKTVRTVIKPIIAEEIPKYKIQSVEIQELTLGTLSPTLQGMKVYEMHENELILEPAIKWAGNPNIMVAIKAFGLKATVQMVDLQVFAVPRIILKPLVPSFPCFANISVSLMEKPHIDFGLKLMGVDLMSIPGLYTFVQEQIKDQIASMYLWPKTLKIQILDSAKAYRKPVGILHVKVVKAMNLKKKDLLGASDPYIKLKLTDDKLPSKKTSVKHNNLNPEWNEEFKLIVRDPQSQALELHVFDWEKIGKHDKMGINVVPLKDLLPDEVKVLTLPLLKKTDSDGVENEKDRGQVVVELKYKPFKEDEIPKGFEEMHAVPKAPDGTPAGGGLLVIIIHEAEDVEGKHHTNPFVRIYFRGDKRKTKRVKKNRDPRWEEEFAFPLDEPPTNDKVHIEVISTSSKIGLLHPKECLGYVDISLSDVVANKRINEKYHLIDSKNGRIHVELQWRTSS, encoded by the exons ATGGGTTTTCTCAACGCCCTTTGGAGCATTTGTGGGTTCTCCCTTGGAATCTCAGCTGGCTTCATCGTTGgatatttcttcttcatatatttCAAACCAAGTCATGTGAAG GATCCTGAGATTAAGCCGTTGACTGAACCCGACCCCGAAACTATGCAGCGGATGCTCCTTGAGTTGCCGCTTTGGGTGAAGAATCCAGATTATGATCGA ATGGATTGGCTAAACTCGTTTATTGACTATTTGTGGCCTTATATTGACAAG GCAATTGCCAAGACAGTAAGAACTGTCATCAAGCCTATAATTGCCGAGGAAATTCCCAAGTATAAGATCCAGTCTGTTGAAATCCAAGAGCTCACGCTTGGGACGCTTTCGCCGACTCTTCAAG GTATGAAAGTGTATGAGATGCATGAAAATGAGTTGATATTGGAACCAGCAATTAAGTGGGCAGGAAATCCCAACATCATGGTTGCAATTAAAGCCTTTGGATTAAAAGCCACTGTTCAG ATGGTGGATCTGCAAGTTTTCGCCGTTCCTCGGATCATCTTGAAGCCACTGGTTCCAAGTTTTCCTTGTTTTGCAAACATTTCTGTCTCTCTCATGGAAAAG CCACACATTGATTTTGGACTAAAGCTCATGGGGGTAGACCTTATGTCAATACCCGGTCTTTATACGTTTGTCCAG GAGCAAATAAAAGATCAGATTGCAAGCATGTATCTGTGGCCAAAGACTTTAAAAATACAAATTCTCGACTCTGCCAA AGCCTATAGGAAGCCTGTGGGAATTCTTCATGTGAAAGTTGTTAAAGCAATGAACCTTAAAAAAAAGGATCTTTTAGGTGCATCAGATCCATATATAAAACTGAAGCTCACCGATGACAAGTTACCTTCGAAGAAGACGTCCGTGAAGCACAATAACTTGAACCCAGAATGGAACGAGGAGTTCAAGTTAATTGTTCGAGATCCTCAATCCCAAGCCTTAGAGCTCCATGTTTTTGATTGGGAGAAG ATTGGGAAGCATGACAAGATGGGCATAAATGTTGTACCTTTGAAAGATCTTCTTCCTGATGAGGTGAAAGTCTTGACTCTTCCCCTTCTAAAGAAGACTGATTCAGATGGCGTCGAGAACGAGAAGGACCGTGGTCAGGTTGTAGTTGAACTTAAATATAAACCATTTAAAGAGGATGAGATACCGAAAGGTTTTGAGGAAATGCACGCAGTACCAAAAGCTCCCGACGGAACACCAGCCGGTGGCGGTTTGTTGGTGATCATAATTCATGAAGCTGAAGATGTTGAAGGAAAACATCACACCAATCCATTTGTAAGGATTTACTTCAGGGGTGATAAGAGAAAAACTAAG CGGGTGAAGAAGAATAGAGATCCAAGATGGGAGGAGGAGTTCGCTTTTCCACTAGACGAACCTCCAACAAATGACAAAGTACACATAGAAGTTATCAGCACTTCTTCAAAAATAGGTTTGCTGCATCCAAAG GAATGTCTTGGCTATGTGGACATCAGCCTGTCGGATGTGGTGGCTAACAAAAGGATTAATGAGAAGTACCATCTCATAGACTCAAAGAATGGACGCATCCATGTTGAACTTCAATGGAGAACTTCCTCATAG